The Bdellovibrio sp. NC01 genome includes the window GTTTTCTGCTGATGAAATTGAACTTCGGGTAGCGGATGCCCTAAACCTTGTCGAGATGTCAGAGTTCCGTCATCGTCGTCCTGAAACTTTGTCGGGAGGTCAAGCGCAACGCGTAGCCATTGCTCGCGCATTAGTCAATCACCCGAAAGTATTACTTTTGGATGAACCTTTATCTGCACTAGATCAAAAGTTGCGCGAACACATGCAGCGTGAACTTCGCGCGTTGCAACGCAAACTTGGTTTGACGTTTATTTACGTAACTCACGATCAAGAAGAAGCACTCGCAATGTCGGATCGTATTGGTCTCATGAATAAAGGCGAGCTTGTGCAAGTCAGCTCGCCCCAAGAAATCTATGAAAACCCGGAAGGTGCCTTTGCGGCCCAGTTCATGGGGATGAGCACATGTCTGCAAGGGGAGTTGGTTGAGATCTCTCAGGACTTCGCGACTTTAAAATTAAGCGATGGCAGTCTTGTGCGTGGGAAATTCAATGTCCCAGCAGAAGACTTGCGCTTAGGCATGTCCTTAGATGCGTACGTGCGTAAGGCAATGGTTTTTAATCGCGGCGATTTGCAAGTGGGAACTCGCGCGAAGTGAGATCACGTCAGTCACTTTCTTTTCCAGCTTTAATATGGTTTGCAGCTTTTGTATTGTTGCCACTCTTGATTGTGCTCGCGGTCAGTTTTGCGACTCGCGGCACCTATGGTGGTCTTGAGTGGACTTTGACATTTGAAAACTATGTGCACGCCTTTTCGTGGACGTCGTTCGCGATCTTTTTAGAAAGCCTGAAGTTAGCTCTACTAACTTCCGTCACTTGTGCGGTGTTGGGTGTTTTGATGGCCTGGGCAATGAGCACAGCTTCGCTTAAACAGCGTCAGTTTTATGTCGCAGCTTTAGCGCTGCCTTTTTTGACGAATGTGGTGATTCGTATTTATGCCCTCAGACTGTTTGTGGGTTTTGATGGACCACTGCAAGCGGTGCTTAAATTTACGGGCATTGAATTCGATCCGTTCATGCTGACACAAAATCAGTTCCTGGTTTTTTACGGGATGGTGACGACCTATCTGCCGTTCATGGTGTTGCCACTCTATGGAGCGTTCGAGAAATTTGATTTTGCGCTTGTTGAGGCGGCACAAGATTTGGGCGCTTCGGCATGGACTATTTTACGCACGGTTATTTTGCCAAACCTTAAAAAGCCACTGGCGAGCGGATTCTTATTGGTGTTCATCCCTTCTTTGGGTGAGTTTTTGATTCCGGACTTATTGGGTGGCGCAAAGACCATGCTTTACGGGAACCTGATCACGGAACAATTTTTAAAAGCACGCAACTGGGCACAAGGTTCGGCCTTGGCGATTTTGTTGATCGTGATGTTGTTGGTTATCGTCTTCGTCTTTACTCGTAAAAAAGGGGCAGAGCATGGCTCATGAATGTCAGCGTCCTGCCGCTCCAAAACTTGCGAAGATCTTATTATGGCTTGTGCTGTTATTGTTATATCTGCCGATTGCGGTGATGTTTGTAAGTTCTTTTGTCGAGCGCAACTCTGACAGGATTTCGTTAAGTTTGCGTTGGTTTAAAGAGGTCTTTGCCGATTCCGCATTGATGCAGGCTTTGGGTAATTCTTTATTGGTGGCGATCTGTGCAAGTTCAATTGCGACTGTAGTGGGAACCGCGGCCGCAGTCGGTATGCAAAAAGCTTCTAAAAAAGTGCGCCGCCTTTTAGAAGGCTTGTCATTAACGTCTTTGATTTTTCCAGAGATCGTTTTTGCCCTAGCACTTCTGAGTTGGTTCTTTGTCATGCGTATGGAGCTGGGTTTGACGACGGTGATCATCGCCCATGTGACGTTTTCATTGTCGTATGTGATGATGACCGTCAGTTCGCGGCTGGTCAGTTTTGATCCTTCGTTTGAAGATGCGGCTCGCGACTTAGGCGCCAGTGAATGGCAAATTCTAAAAACCATAATTCTACCATTGTTAAAGCCCGCAATTTTAGGTGGCTTTATCTTAAGCTTTTTGTTGTCGTTCGATGACTTTTTGATCACCTATTTCGTGAATGGTGTAGGTCAAGATACTCTGCCAGTGAAGCTTTATACCGCGATGAAGATGGGTGTAAGTCCCAAGCTGCATGCGCTTTCAAGTTTGATGTTTCTTATGACTTTAGCTGTCTTGATTTTCCTCTTCCGTTCTTCTTCCTTTCATGTTTTGCTTCAAGATGAAGCACAAGGAAGCGGCAATGAATCCACAGAAAAAGAAAATCTATAGCTGGGCTTTTTACGACTGGGCGAATAGTACATATTCCACAACCGTGATGGCTGGATTTTTCCCCGTCTTTTTTAAAAACTTCTGGAGTCAGGGCGCTGATGCCGTCACGACAACTGCACGACTAGGGACGGCTATTTCAATTTCAAGTTTGGTTGTCGCGTTGATGAGTCCCACTTTAGGAGTCATGGCCGATCTGCGTGGTTTTAAAAAACTTCTATGTTTGGGTTTCATGGTTTTAGGTGTTTTGTGCTGTGCCTGGATGGCGTTTATCCCAGCGGGCGATTGGTGGAATGCCATTGTTGCCTATGGGGTTGCGATGTTGGCGTTCAATGCAAGCTGCGTATTTTACGAAGCCCTGCTACCATTTGTTGCAGAGCCTGAAGATCTGGATTACGCCTCGTCCTTAGGATATTCGTTAGGCTATTTAGGCGGTGGAATTTTATTCTTGCTCAACGTGATCATGTACTTGAAACCTGAAATCTTTGGTTTGAAAGATGGCGTTCAAGCGGTGCAAGTTTCGTTTATCAGTGTGGCGTTGTGGTGGTTCGTGTTTTCCTATCCACTTGCGAAGAATGTTCCTGAACCTGAAGTGTTGGTTTCAAAAGAAAGTATCTGGCGTTTAACTCTGCAAAGTGTGCGTACGTTGGCTGCGACTTTCAAAAAACTTTTGCTTGAAAAGAATTTGCTGATCTTCATGATCGCTTATTGGCTTTACATTGACGGAGTTTACACGGTCATGACGATGGCTGTGGATTTCGGGATTTCAATCGGCTTTGAAGCAAAAGATTTAATCGCCGCCTTGTTGATCACGCAGTTCGTAGGTTTCCCGGCAGCCTATTATTTCGGCACAATTACGAAACGTTGGGGCACAAAAGGACCGATACTGTTTTGCATTCTCATTTACGCGATCACAGTTATTTTAGCGACGATGATGTCACAGGCTTGGCATTTCTATCTGCTCGCGACAGTGATTGGATTGGTGCAAGGTGGAGTTCAGGCATTGAGTCGTTCTTTGTTCGCGCGTATGTCGCCAAAAGAATACAGTGGCGAATATTTTGGGCTCTTTAACCTTGTTGGTAGATTTGCTTCGATCCTAGGCCCGTTGTTTGTGGCCTTCGGGGTGACAGTGACTGGGAATTCGCGCATGGGAATGTTAGGACTTCTGGTTCTGTTTATTTCGGGCGGCTGGTTGTTGGCTCTGGTGAAAGAGCCGAGAGTTAAGGCTTAGTTTCGTCGTCGTGCTTTTTCTTTTCGGGATCTTGCTCTTGCTGTTGTTCGATGATCTTTTTCGCGCGTTTACCAGTGATACCCATTGATTCTGGGAAGAGCAGGGTGATCGTGACGAATACCATCGTAACGACAACAAAGAAGATGGCCATGGATAAAACAATACTCACAATGCACTCCAAAAATAGGGAAAGAATGAATCTTTTCTAGTATATGAGGTCCCAAAAGGGAAAGGAAAACTTTTGTGTTGGACTTTACCCATGGTTCACGACATAAACCTTCGATATGACTTACAATCCGCGCGATAGATACTTTAGAAAAGCAAAGGAAGAGGGCTTTGCGGCCCGCTCTGTTTTCAAGCTTGAAGAGATCGACAAGAAATACAAAATCTTTAAACCCGGCCAAACAGTTCTAGATCTTGGAGCCTCTCCAGGCTCGTGGTCACAATATGCTTCCAAAATGGTTGGTCAAAACGGTCGCGTGTTGGGTGTCGATCTAAGCCCGGTGACTGTGAAGTTGAACAATGCTGTGTTTATTCAAGCTGATCTCCGCGACTTGAATCTTGAAGAGATTTTTAAAGAACACGGATATCAACCCCCGTTTGATTTAGTGATGTCAGATATGGCGCCAAAGACGACAGGCATCCGCATGACCGATCAAGCACGCTCGATGGAGCTGTGTGAACTGGCTTTAGATGTTGCACGCCGTTTCTTGAAAAAAGATGGCCACTTTATCTGCAAACTCTTTCATAGCGACGATTTCGGTAAACTTCGCGATGAAATCAAAAAATCATTCGCAAAATGCGAGGCGGTTAAGCCTGACTCTACTCGTAAGATCTCAAAAGAAATCTTTTTGGTCGGAATCAGCAAGAAATGATTAACGTTGTTTTCCAGAACGAGCACTTCGTCATTTGTGATAAGCCCAGTGGAGTATTAAGTACCCCAAGTCGCTTTGAAGACGAAGATACGCGCGCTTGTTTGGGAAAAACTCTTCAACACGAACTAGGCATTCAGATCTTTCCCGTGCACCGTCTTGATTTCGAGGTGTCGGGGCTTGTGATGTATGCCAAGAGTATGGAGTCCCATCGTGCTGCCAATGCATGGTTTGAGAATCGCACAGTCACGAAAACCTACTGTGCATTGACTTCGGGGCAGGACTTTTCTCACATTCCAGACAATGTCCAAAACACTAAGCATGCTATTGAACTAAAAGTTGGTCACAAATACACATGGACTGCTAAAGTTTTACGCGGAAAACGACGTGCGTATGAATCTCCACAAGGCAAACCTAGCTTAACCGAAGCCATTTACTTGGGAGTTAATTCAAATGGTTTTCATTTGTGGGATTTGCATCCAGTCACGGGGCGCTCGCATCAGTTGCGATTCGATTTAAGTCGTCATGGATTTCCAATAATAGGCGATATTTTGTATGGTTCTAAAGAGCGTTGGCTTGCTGATGATGCAATTGCCTTGCGTTCATATGAAATCGATTTTTCTAGAGCAAAACAGCGAGAGAAGTTTTCTCTTCCGCAAAAAATTTCTATTCACAAATTTATTTAAAGCAGAAATTGTAGATGCATATTGAGCGATGACAATCGGTGCATGTATGGCAGGCCATGTAAATTAATATTGATTGTGTTTAGTTGTTAGTCGAAAATCTTATCAATGAAAAACAACGACTCACTTCATGAGCAACGACCTGAAGTCGCAGAAATCATGGACTACATCCGACACATTTTCAAAGCTCTAAGAATCTCTTCAAGCCAGTTTGAAAAGAATCTTGGGCTGAGTGCTGCGCAAATCTTCGTTCTAAAAAAACTGAAAGAAGAGCCAGGTCTTTCGATCAACGATCTTGCGGTTCGCACAGTGACTCATCAAAGTTCTGTGTCAGTTGTCGTGAAGAAACTTGAAGAACAGAAATTAGTTTCGCGTTCGACTTCAAAAGAAGATTCAAGAAAGGTGATTGTGTTTTTGACTCCTGAAGGGGAGCAAAAGTTGCAACACATCCCACGTGCGATTCAAGAAGACATGATCGAAACTTTGCAAGCGATGTCACCACACAAAACAAAAACTCTTGCAGAGATCATGCATGAATTCGTGACGAAGGCAAAGATCGTCGATTCAACGACGACACCGCCATCGATGATTGACGGCGAATCTAATTAGATTTCCCGCTTAATCTGCTCAAGATATTCTTTGATGAAGGCCACACGATGTTGGCCTTCTTTTTTTGCCGTTTCAGTATTCAGCTTATCGACCAATTTAAATAATTTGATATAGAAGTGATCAATACCATAGTTCTTATCGTCTAGATCGCGCTTCTCGGCCCATGGGTCTTCTTCAGAATAGAAGGGGCGGCTCATCAATGTTGAAGTCGCAAAGCACCTAGCGATACCAATAGCTCCCAAACTGTCTAAGCGATCTGCGTCTTGCACAATCTGCGCTTCAAGGGATTCAGGTTTGATATTGGCGCTGAAAGAGTGGGCTTCAATGGCATGACGAATGTCTTCAAAATGCGTTTCCGGATAGCCCACAGATTTTAAGTATTCTAACGCGGCTTCAGCGGAAATACGTGAAGCATATGCACGACGGGGATCGTTTTTAGGTACGTTTACAAAGTCATGAAAGAATGCCGCCGGCATCACGACTTCCCAGTTAGCTTTTTCTGCATCACAAAGTTTTTTAGCGGTGTTCACAACACGTATGATATGAAGATAGTCATGAGATGGGTCCGAGTGTGGATAGATCACACGCGCCTTGTTGCTGAACAGCTCGAACCATTTTTTATCTACAGACGATTCAGTACTCATGACTTCCATTTTTCCAGTTTAATTGAACGCTAATCTTGTCTCACGGAAGGGGACGTAAGTTTGTCAAAATACGCCGTCAATAATTGGTCAGAGTAATTATCAACATGCTCAAAACTTAAAACTCCGAAACCTTGAGAACCCCATTGCGGTCCCCATGAGTTTTTAAACAGAAACACTTTCTTATCGCTGTCATAACCCACAAGTAAGATGGCATGGCCACCACAAACGATTTTACCGCCACCGCATTCTTGGTCAATAGCTGCGCTATACGTAAAAGTACCTTTTGCATCGTCGACATATGGAATCGCGACTTTGACTGTTACGACCACAGGGCGTTCTTGCTTGATTTCATTCATCGCAAGTTCCGACCATGCTTTACGGCTCCACATTTGCGTTAACATTTTAAATTTTAAACTGCGGAATTGAATCAAGCCTTTACGATTGCGCAGATCGTACATCGCTGTTTGTTCTGCGCTTAATGGTGCTTGAAAATTTAAACTTTGAGTTTGATACGGCAGAAGATTTTCAGGAGCCACGAAATAAGAGTTCGTTAAATTCTGTAGCAACGTGTACGTATCACCGAATTCAACTTCAGGGCGCCAGGAATTGATGATTTTATGACGGAAAATTTCGAACTCTTCCGAGATGTCATATTCTTTGCCAGTAAATTTCTTAAAAGCACTTTCAACCAAACCGCTGACCGCGAAGTAAGCGCAGGTATCGCGATTCTTCTGGTCTTTGGCGGGTGTTTGCAGCGGGCGCAGGTCTACGACTTCAGCGCGAGCATTATCAAGGAAGGCTGAGCATAACAGGCTCAACGACAAAATCAGAGCACGAATCAGTATTTTCATGGGTTGAGGTTAAGCAAAGCCTTTGCCATTTTTCGATGCGTGAACGGCAATCAGCGCGATCTTACGATGGACACTTGTTAAGAGTGAGAGAGATTTACCAGGCCGTCAAAGAATTGATCACTCGGGCTCGCCAAGATCGACCGGATTATAATAATAGGGACGAGGCTCCCACAGCTCGATGCGATTGCCTTCAAGGTCATAAACCCAAGCGAAGCGACCGAATTCGGTTTCATGAAGATTGTCATCAACCTTGACACCTTCTTCGGTAAGGTCTTGCAAAGCTTGATTGAGATTTTCAACCTGAAAAGTCAGTTTGCTCATCTCTGTACTTGGCGAAAAGTAACTCATGTCGACGGGCTTAAAACTTGAATCGGGAAGCATGACTTCACCGTCGTCTTCGTGATGAAGGCCCATATGCTCTTCATACCACTGAGTGAGTTTTTGGGGATCGTTGGATTTTTTGTAGTATTCGCCGAAGCCTTCAAGTCTCATAGACTTTAGTATCCAAAGGACTGCGCTTGAACCGCAAGATTCAATCGGCGAAGTTTGTGTGAATACAGAAGTTGAATTTAATTTGTGTGCGTTCTCATGATTTGAAGATCGTAAAAGTCTCTTGCACGTTGGGTTCATTTATTTCTGCAAGCCACGGGTGTGCTTGATAAATGCGATGACGCGTATAACGTCCACGGGCGATCACATTAATGGATTCGCCTTTGGCGTGAGTCTTTAAATCTTCTAAAGTTTTATCAACGGCAGCAGCACTGCCATAATCAAATAAGAAATAGTGCTGTGCTTTCACAGGAATAAAATCGGGCGCCGTCAGATCTTGAGTTACGATTTTAACACTCGGGTAGTTGAAACTCTGTAAAACTCGATTGCCTTCATCGACACGTTCAGCAACCAGTTCGTAGCCAACAAAGTTGACACCGGGATGATGTTTGCCAAGCACAAAAGCCATCCGCCCGTAACCGCAACCCAGGTCGACAACAGTTTCGCCAGGTTGTAAGTTCAATAAATCCAAAATCCAACGAATTTCGCTATACGGAGTTTGCAGGGCTTGAACCGGAAGGCCGCGCCAAAATTGCACGGGAATGTTTTGGTCTGCTTGCACCTGATAAGCACTTGATTTTAACAAAGCCGTTTCAACCTCAGCCGTGCGAAATCCCAACAACTCATCAACAAGCACAGAATGTTCCTGCGCCTGTTGATAACTGCATTCGTCATAAGTGACGAGGGGAAAGGGCCCTTGCGGGTTGAATTCAAGCTTGCTCAATACTTTTAGGTTATAGGCTTGCGTCTGAAGACTGTAAAGAGGAAATGCGCACCTGAGATTTCGTTTTATTAGCGAGCGATAAATCGCGCACACCTCGTTTTTCAAGCTGGCGTTTAATCTCTTCTGGCACGTATGTCTTTTTTTGCAACATAAGACTTGCAGCAAGTCCGCTGACCCACGCCGTCGCTTGCGAAGTGCCAGTCATGTAACCGTATTGTCCACCAGGAAGTGAAGAAAGAATGCGTTTACCTGGGGCCGCTAAATCCACAGACTGTGAACCATAGTTACTGCTATCAATTAAATGCTTTGCCGAATCCATTGCTGCGACAGAAATAATATTGCTGAGCTTATAAGAAGCCGGGTAGTAGCCAAAGGTATCGGTATTGATTCCGCCATTACCTGCCGCTGCCACAAATAAAATACCTTGGCGTTGCGCTTCTTTAATCGCTTCTTCTTCTTTGGGATTGCGATCATAACCACCACCTGAATAGTTGATGATGTCGACCTTCATTTTAGTTGCGTATTTAATAGCAGCAATCGTCGCGGTGACGTTGTCCTCTTCCGCTTTGCCGTTGTCATAATATTTAAGGATCATATATTTAACGTGGGCACTTTGAGCGCGCTGTTGGATGATGCCCGCGATATGAGTCCCATGACCATTATTATCACTCAAATCCGTCGAGTGAGAAACAAAGTCCCATCCATGGACGTCGTCGACAAATCCATTGCCATCATCATCGATGCCATTGATAACTTCTTTGGGATTGGTCCAAATGTTTTCTTTAATTAAAGGGTGATTCACTTCAGCACCCGTATCGATGATCGCAATCACGATATCTCTATCAACGCGATCTTGCGCTGGCGCCGTGAAGGAAGAAGAAAGAAGTAATAGAGCAGAAGTGTATTTGAAAAATTGGATTGATGTCTTCATGCTTTTTCAACAAAGCAAAAGGAAGACCTACTTGTGTGCACTCTACAATCGAGTTCGTCTGAAAATTCACTGTAACTGTTCAGATTTTTCTAAACATAAAAAAAGCCCGAACGAGTGTTCAGGCTTTTATTGTCACCACTAGTGATTTGACAGGTGTCTAAAAGTTGATCAGGCCACTTTCTTAGCGGAATTCGCTGTCGCAATCGTATATTTATTGCGACCCGTGGTTTTAGACTCGTATAAAGCGCCGTCAGCGCGTTTATACCAGTTATCTGCACTTTCCCCAGGAATCAATGGTGCGATCCCCATAGACACGGTAAAGCGGATCTGATGTTCGCCGTGGATAAAGACTTCCTTACGGATTTTAGCCATGGCATTTTCGCAGATTTTTGCTGCCGCATCAGCGTCACAACCAGGAAGAATCACGGCGAATTCTTCGCCACCCAGACGGGCCACGAAGTCTTCTTCACGTGAAAAGCTTTCTTGCAGCATACGTACGCATTCTTGCAGAATAAAGTCGCCGATATCGTGACCATAGTTATCGTTAATCTTCTTAAAGAAGTCGATATCTAGCATAACCAGCGTAATAGGATCTTTATCCAACTCATTCAATTGCAGATAACGTTTTACTTGCTCGTCATAACTACGACGATTGTGCGCACCAGTCAGGTGATCACGGCGCATCGTTTGATTTGCTTCCATCAATTGTTTTTTAACGCTGTTCAAGTTCTTCTTCACAGAATCCATGCGTTTTGAACGGCGCTCGTTCTGTGACGTTTGCGATTTCAGATACAGATCAATGAATTCACGTGATTTCAGACGCAATTCTTCGACGGAATTAGACTCGACGGCTTCACGCAGTTGCGCAAGGCTTGAATCCAAATCCACTTGGGATTTTGATTCTTGGGAAACCTCTTCGCTAAGGTGATCGGCGAATTCCCAGATAATGCGTTTGAAATCGTCAATCGTGTTTTGCACGAACGAGTATTCATCAATGCGATAGCTTGAAATGAATTGGCGCAAATTAAAGAGCGTATTATTCAAAGCATCCTGTGACGGCGCATGAACGATCTCTTTAGCGTAAGTATCGATTTTCGCACGCACCTTACGAACCTGGTGACGAGGAATCTCGAATAGGTTTTTGTTGTAAACATCTAGAATGTAAACGATGGTGGCGCGCTCTTCAGACAAAGCCGGGCTATCAGTCTTCTTAGCACCCTGTTCAGAATGCGAATGACCCCAGTCCATATCGAGCTGATCGACCAATTTTTTCACCCACTGTTTCAACGGAGCCTCCGGTTGCAAATACTCATTCCAACAAGTCGGAATGCATATAGCTTTTTCGGAATATGAGGGTCCGATGTTAAGGGAAGATTGGGTATTTGAAATCTCATTCTCAAATTGAGACATCAGGTTTTTAATACTAGTTGATGTAGGTCCAGCACACTGGTGTTTTTTTGCACAACTCTTTGTCAGCAGTGCTGGTGGAATCAGAAAAAAATTATTATTGAAGTGTCCTTAGGCTTTCAATTCGGAGGTACTTGTGGGCCAAGATAATGAAAACGTGAGCGGTCCTGACTTCACACTCGGGATTGCGGAAGATTCCATTAATGAAGGCGATTTGCTTCTTGGCCACGTCGGCGACAAAGCCGTTCTGCTTTCAAAAATAGATGGAGAGTTTTACGCTGTCGGTGGAAAGTGTTCGCACTATGGCGCACCATTAAACGAAGGCATCGTCACAGGTGATATCATTCACTGTCCGTGGCATCACTCGGCATTTAGCTTAAAAACCGGCGAAGCGCACCGCACTCCCGCGTTGAGTCCCATTTCGTGTTGGAATATCGAAGTTAAAGACGGCAAAGTTTTTGTGACCGGTAAAAAAACAGCTTCAACAAAAAGTATCGCCGACACTGAACACAAAACTTTCGTCATCGTCGGCGGAGGCGCCGCCGGTATTGCTGCCGCCGTGCAATTGCGCCGCGAAGGTTTTCAAGGACATATTCATCTGTTAAGCGAAGACGAATCAGCTCCTTATGATCGTCCCAATCTTTCCAAAGACTATCTTGCGGGCAATGCCAAAGAATCGTGGATTCCACTCTTTAATCCTGATTTCTTCAAACGTAAAAACATTCAATTGGAACTAGGAATTAAAGTCGCAAAATTAGATGCTCATCGCAAACATGTGTTTCTAGCAGACGGGCGTACTTTAAAATATGATGCGTGTTTGCTGGCAACCGGCGGACAACCCGCAAAACCGCACATTCCGGGAGTAGAAAAAGGGCACGTCTTTACTTTGCGCTCTTTAAAAGACTGCCGGAACATTATCGATCGCACGTCGTGGGCAGAAAAAGTTGTTATTATCGGAGCGGGCTTTATCGGCATGGAGGTCGCAGCCTCTTTGCGTGAGCGCAACCTAGAAGTTCACGTCGTGGCGCCCGAAGGTTTGCCGATGTTGCGAACTTTTGGAGTACACATCGGAAGCTTTCTTAAGAAGTTGCATGAAGATCATGGCGTGATTTTCCATTTAGGGCATGAAGTTCGGGAAATTCGCGATCGCAGTGTATTGTTAGACGATCTAACGACAGTGCCTTGCGATTTCGTTGTCTTAGGCGCGGGAATTATTCCAAATACTCTTTTGGCGGAA containing:
- a CDS encoding GGDEF domain-containing protein yields the protein MKQWVKKLVDQLDMDWGHSHSEQGAKKTDSPALSEERATIVYILDVYNKNLFEIPRHQVRKVRAKIDTYAKEIVHAPSQDALNNTLFNLRQFISSYRIDEYSFVQNTIDDFKRIIWEFADHLSEEVSQESKSQVDLDSSLAQLREAVESNSVEELRLKSREFIDLYLKSQTSQNERRSKRMDSVKKNLNSVKKQLMEANQTMRRDHLTGAHNRRSYDEQVKRYLQLNELDKDPITLVMLDIDFFKKINDNYGHDIGDFILQECVRMLQESFSREEDFVARLGGEEFAVILPGCDADAAAKICENAMAKIRKEVFIHGEHQIRFTVSMGIAPLIPGESADNWYKRADGALYESKTTGRNKYTIATANSAKKVA
- a CDS encoding apoptosis inducing factor family protein — its product is MGQDNENVSGPDFTLGIAEDSINEGDLLLGHVGDKAVLLSKIDGEFYAVGGKCSHYGAPLNEGIVTGDIIHCPWHHSAFSLKTGEAHRTPALSPISCWNIEVKDGKVFVTGKKTASTKSIADTEHKTFVIVGGGAAGIAAAVQLRREGFQGHIHLLSEDESAPYDRPNLSKDYLAGNAKESWIPLFNPDFFKRKNIQLELGIKVAKLDAHRKHVFLADGRTLKYDACLLATGGQPAKPHIPGVEKGHVFTLRSLKDCRNIIDRTSWAEKVVIIGAGFIGMEVAASLRERNLEVHVVAPEGLPMLRTFGVHIGSFLKKLHEDHGVIFHLGHEVREIRDRSVLLDDLTTVPCDFVVLGAGIIPNTLLAEQAGIKTNHGILVDEYLETSVPGVFAAGDVARWPDPRAQEHIRVEHWEHAERQGQIAALNMLGRQVKYDEVPFFWSQQYDVILSYVGHAEAFDRMECYGDMHSKDFAVSFYEDERIAAVATVGRDKESLLIEDALEHFDNNKVKDILENFPKYVEGKPMTSSNFFEPSP